One stretch of Vulpes lagopus strain Blue_001 chromosome 12, ASM1834538v1, whole genome shotgun sequence DNA includes these proteins:
- the CANT1 gene encoding soluble calcium-activated nucleotidase 1 isoform X4 yields the protein MWELRAQRPRHARDRRWVAWAQLWLAMAWGWAQQRRGNGRDPCFPAQQAQPPALWPQQSRLLGRREPSPRRETWKPRLRSRLPSSLMPAQPPNHLEWNEPMHSLRISVGGLPVLASMTKAADPRFRPRWKVILPSFVGAAVLWLLYSHRPPPGRPPAPNAHNWRLSQTPADRYNDTYPLSAPQRTPGGTRYRIAVIADLDTESRAQEENTWFSYLKKGYLTLSDSGDKVAVEWDKGHGVLESHLAEKGRGMELSELIVFNGRLYSVDDRTGVIYQIEGTKAVPWVILSDGDGTVGKGFKAEWLAVKDEHLYVGGLGKEWTTSTGEVMNENPEWVKVVGCRGSVDHENWVSSYNALRAAAGIQPPGYLIHESACWSDTLQRWFFLPRRASHERYSEKDDEHKGTNLLLSAAQDFGDISVSHVGEVVPTHGFSSFKFIPNTDDQIIVALKSEEDGGQIATYIMAFTLDGRFLLPETKIGNVKYEGIEFI from the exons ATGTGGGAGTTGAGAGCTCAGCGGCCACGTCATGCAAGAGATCGACGCTGGGTGGCTTGGGCCCAGCTGTGGCTTGCGATGGCCTGGGGTTGGGCACAGCAGAGGAGGGGCAATGGCCGGGACCCCTGCTTCCCAGCCCAGCAGGCGCAGCCACCAGCTCTGTGGCCGCAGCAGAGCCGCCTCCTAGGGAGGAGGGAGCCCTCACCCAGGAGGGAAACCTGGAAGCCGCGCTTGAG GTCCCGCCTGCCCTCCAGTCTGATGCCCGCCCAGCCCCCTAACCACCTGGAATGGAATGAGCCTATGCACTCCCTCCGGATCAGTGTGGGGGGCCTTCCGGTGCTGGCGTCCATGACCAAGGCAGCAGACCCCCGCTTCCGCCCCCGCTGGAAGGTGATCCTGCCGTCCTTCGTGGGCGCCGCCGTCCTCTGGTTGCTCTATTCTCACCGCCCGCCCCCAGGCCGGCCCCCCGCACCCAACGCCCACAACTGGAGGCTCAGCCAGACACCTGCTGACCGGTACAATGACACCTACCCGCTGTCTGCCCCTCAGAGGACACCGGGCGGGACTCGGTACCGAATTGCGGTTATCGCTGACTTGGACACAGAGTCTAGAGCCCAAGAGGAAAATACCTGGTTCAGTTACCTGAAGAAGGGCTATCTGACCCTGTCAGACAGCGGGGACAAGGTGGCCGTGGAGTGGGACAAAGGCCACGGGGTCTTAGAGTCCCACCTTGCTGAAAAGGGGCGGGGCATGGAGCTGTCTGAGCTGATCGTCTTCAACGGGAGACTCTACTCCGTGGATGACCGGACAGGGGTCATCTATCAGATCGAGGGCACCAAGGCTGTGCCGTGGGTGATCCTGTCCGACGGCGATGGGACGGTGGGGAAAG GCTTCAAAGCCGAGTGGCTGGCTGTGAAGGACGAGCATCTGTATGTGGGCGGCCTGGGCAAGGAGTGGACCACCAGCACGGGGGAAGTGATGAATGAAAACCCAGAATGGGTGAAGGTGGTGGGCTGCAGAGGCAGCGTGGACCACGAGAACTGGGTGTCCAGCTACAATGCTCTGCGGGCCGCCGCTGGGATCCAGCCTCCAG GCTACCTCATTCACGAGTCTGCCTGCTGGAGTGACACGCTGCAGCGGTGGTTTTTCCTGCCGCGCCGGGCCAGCCACGAGCGCTACAGCGAGAAGGACGACGAGCACAAGGGCACCAACCTGCTCCTGAGTGCCGCCCAGGACTTCGGCGACATCTCTGTCAGCCACGTGGGGGAGGTAGTCCCCACGCACGGCTTCTCCTCCTTCAAGTTTATCCCCAACACTGACGACCAGATCATCGTGGCCCTCAAGTCTGAGGAGGACGGGGGCCAGATCGCCACCTACATCATGGCCTTCACCCTGGACGGCCGCTTCCTGCTGCCAGAGACCAAGATCGGAAACGTCAAGTATGAAGGAATAGAGTTTATTTAA